Proteins found in one Coffea eugenioides isolate CCC68of chromosome 5, Ceug_1.0, whole genome shotgun sequence genomic segment:
- the LOC113770731 gene encoding kinetochore protein SPC24 homolog isoform X1: MADSTRFEVEKLIAYSHELVDFLRDDGDNITLKQYFQQAQSLHSRAHADFNGLQRSIQECQTKLEICRSKTTEANSTVVADEESDLLAKELEEREHQLRDELRVIIDEINNLEQQSESIEERRKSLKKLEQEDLRREMKLSMYASVTSIVPNLDDQSKISGHIVEREEKRVEKFELDPVKQTTFETCNGIWKMINL, from the exons ATGGCGGATTCGACAAGGTTCGAAGTGGAGAAGCTCATCGCATATAGCCACGAACTTGTCGACTTCCTGAGGGACGACGGGGACAACATCACTCTCAAGCAATATTTCCAGCAAGCCCAATCTCTCCACTCCCGTGCCCACGCCGATTTCAACGGCCTGCAACGTTCCATACAAG AATGTCAAACAAAGCTAGAAATATGCAGAAGCAAAACTACAGAAGCAAATTCCACTGTAGTTGCAGATGAAGAATCAGATTTGCTAGCCAAGGAGCTGGAAGAAAGAGAACATCAGCTGAGGGATGAGCTTAG AGTGATTATAGATGAAATTAATAATCTTGAGCAACAGAGCGAATCTATTGAAGAACGAAGAAAATCACTGAAGAAACTTGAGCAAGAGGACCTGAGGAGAGA GATGAAATTATCCATGTATGCTTCTGTCACTAGCATTGTTCCAAACCTGGACGATCAGTCCAAAATATCTGGCC ATATTGTGGAGAGGGAGGAAAAAAGAGTAGAAAAGTTTGAACTCGATCCGGTGAAGCAGACTACCTTTGAGACTTGCAATGGCATCTGGAAGATGATAAACTTGTGA
- the LOC113770731 gene encoding kinetochore protein SPC24 homolog isoform X2, translating to MADSTRFEVEKLIAYSHELVDFLRDDGDNITLKQYFQQAQSLHSRAHADFNGLQRSIQECQTKLEICRSKTTEANSTVVADEESDLLAKELEEREHQLRDELRVIIDEINNLEQQSESIEERRKSLKKLEQEDLRREMKLSMYASVTSIVPNLDDQSKISGHYSTRKLLSCDEVNLHGL from the exons ATGGCGGATTCGACAAGGTTCGAAGTGGAGAAGCTCATCGCATATAGCCACGAACTTGTCGACTTCCTGAGGGACGACGGGGACAACATCACTCTCAAGCAATATTTCCAGCAAGCCCAATCTCTCCACTCCCGTGCCCACGCCGATTTCAACGGCCTGCAACGTTCCATACAAG AATGTCAAACAAAGCTAGAAATATGCAGAAGCAAAACTACAGAAGCAAATTCCACTGTAGTTGCAGATGAAGAATCAGATTTGCTAGCCAAGGAGCTGGAAGAAAGAGAACATCAGCTGAGGGATGAGCTTAG AGTGATTATAGATGAAATTAATAATCTTGAGCAACAGAGCGAATCTATTGAAGAACGAAGAAAATCACTGAAGAAACTTGAGCAAGAGGACCTGAGGAGAGA GATGAAATTATCCATGTATGCTTCTGTCACTAGCATTGTTCCAAACCTGGACGATCAGTCCAAAATATCTGGCC ACTACAGTACCAGGAAGCTCCTGTCGTGTGATGAAGTTAATCTTCATGGACTTTGA
- the LOC113770730 gene encoding GDSL esterase/lipase At1g71250-like: MDEHVPLARIQLLLRSVALALIALSLSPRTVAAKPQFAAMFVFGDSLIDPGNNNDLNSLAKANYVPYGVDFNGGVPTGRFCNGKTIIDYLGDLLELPLLPPYTSSSSGNIVGGVNYASAAAGILEETGQNLGERFTLSEQVQNFDNTLNQLKGQMNEQELSHYLASSLVVMILGSNDYINNYLQPSFYTTSYFYTPEDYADLLIQRYRRQILVLQSLGTRKFFLGGIGPLGCIPNQLATGLSSPGKCVSFVNDYVGMFNVRLRSLVDQFNRDYKGSIFVYGNTFAALGDIIRNASTYGLTVTDRGCCGIGRNQGQITCLPFSSPCTNRSQYIFWDAFHPTAIVNQILASKAYGGTTSDCYPMNVQQMAQI; encoded by the exons ATGGATGAGCATGTGCCCTTAGCAAGAATTCAACTTCTTCTTAGATCAGTTGCCTTAGCTTTAATCGCTCTTTCTCTTTCACCTAGAACTGTGGCAGCTAAGCCACAGTTTGCAGCTATGTTTGTATTTGGTGATTCGTTAATTGATCCTGGAAACAACAATGATCTTAACTCCTTGGCAAAAGCGAATTATGTTCCTTATGGTGTGGATTTCAATGGAGGAGTACCGACTGGCAGATTTTGCAATGGAAAAACCATCATAGATTACTTGG GAGACTTGCTGGAACTTCCTTTACTTCCACCGTACACGAGTTCATCTAGTGGAAACATTGTTGGGGGAGTGAATTATGCCTCTGCTGCAGCAGGCATTCTTGAGGAGACGGGACAAAATCTT GGTGAAAGGTTCACCTTAAGTGAACAAGTCCAGAACTTCGACAACACCTTGAATCAACTTAAGGGCCAAATGAATGAGCAGGAGTTGAGTCACTATTTGGCCAGTTCCTTGGTTGTAATGATCCTTGGTAGTAATGACTACATAAACAACTATCTACAACCTTCATTTTACACCACAAGCTATTTTTATACTCCTGAGGACTATGCTGATCTTCTCATTCAGCGTTACAGAAGGCAAATATTG GTATTGCAGAGCCTTGGAACGAGGAAGTTCTTTTTGGGTGGAATTGGACCACTTGGCTGTATTCCTAATCAGCTGGCAACTGGTCTTTCTTCACCAGGGAAGTGTGTGTCCTTTGTGAATGATTATGTTGGAATGTTCAACGTGCGCCTAAGATCTCTCGTTGATCAGTTTAACAGAGATTATAAGGGGTCAATCTTTGTTTATGGCAACACTTTTGCAGCACTTGGTGATATAATAAGAAACGCCTCTACTTATG GTCTTACTGTCACTGATAGAGGCTGTTGCGGTATTGGAAGAAATCAAGGGCAAATAACTTGCTTGCCATTTTCCAGTCCTTGCACTAATAGGAGTCAGTACATCTTCTGGGATGCTTTCCATCCAACAGCAATTGTGAACCAAATTCTTGCTAGCAAAGCTTACGGTGGAACAACTTCTGATTGTTATCCCATGAATGTGCAACAAATGGCACAAATATAA
- the LOC113769960 gene encoding cytochrome P450 82C4-like — translation MDILSTILVALLLLSLLSSKSLFKHKRAKDIVQNVRNTAPEAPGALPFIGHLHHLGGQLPLARILGSMADKYGPTFSLRLGSRPAIVVSSWEMVKECFTINDKTFASRPNTALAKYMGNNNAIFALAPYGPYWRDVRKMVTLELLTNQRLEKLKHVRASEFDKWIRDLYSLCSKNDRPDVDVPTKVVLNEWFELLTFNLILRMLVGRPFSTSSQGNDNSEDRRLKEAIKKMLYLGGVFVFSDVIPWIEWLDIGGHIKSMKKAGKELDEVLGQWLQEHIQKAKQSHPESEAVHDFMDVMLSTIPETGEISGHKRDAIIKSTTATLIMTGSESTAETLIWALSLLLNHPNILKIAQNELDVQVGKQRWIEEADIKNLSFLQAIVKETFRLYPPGPLSGPREATEDCYLGNFFVPKGARLIVNLWKLHRDPRIWSDPLEFKPERFLNSHANISLKGQSFEYIPFSSGRRMCPAVNYGMNVVQLTLARMLQAFDIATPMGMPVDMGEGLGVALPKLKPLEVLLTPRLPVELYQKL, via the exons ATGGACATTCTTTCTACCATCTTAGTCGCACTATTGCTGCTATCTCTTCTATCCAGCAAGAGTCTTTTCAAACACAAAAGAGCGAAGGACATTGTACAGAATGTGAGAAACACTGCTCCAGAAGCACCTGGAGCTTTGCCCTTCATAGGCCATCTCCATCATCTAGGTGGCCAACTTCCTCTTGCCCGAATACTGGGATCCATGGCAGATAAATACGGCCCGACTTTCTCACTCCGGCTTGGCAGTCGTCCGGCCATCGTGGTGAGCAGTTGGGAGATGGTGAAAGAGTGCTTCACGATCAATGACAAAACATTTGCTAGTCGGCCTAATACGGCACTAGCCAAGTACATGGGTAACAACAATGCAATCTTTGCGTTAGCACCTTATGGACCATATTGGCGTGATGTCCGTAAAATGGTTACTCTGGAACTCCTCACTAACCAGCGTCTTGAGAAGCTCAAGCATGTTAGAGCCTCGGAATTCGACAAATGGATCAGGGATTTGTACTCCCTATGCTCAAAGAATGATCGTCCTGATGTTGATGTTCCTACGAAAGTGGTCTTAAACGAATGGTTTGAGCTATTGACTTTCAACCTTATCCTCAGGATGCTTGTAGGAAGGCCATTTTCGACAAGCAGTCAAGGCAACGATAATTCTGAAGATAGGCGTTTGAAAGAAGCAATAAAGAAAATGCTTTATCTTGGCGGAGTTTTTGTTTTCTCGGATGTGATTCCATGGATTGAATGGTTGGACATTGGAGGCCATATCAAATCCATGAAGAAGGCCGGCAAAGAACTTGATGAGGTCTTAGGGCAATGGCTTCAAGAACATATCCAGAAAGCAAAGCAATCACATCCTGAAAGTGAAGCCGTTCACGATTTCATGGACGTAATGCTATCAACAATACCAGAAACTGGAGAAATTTCTGGCCATAAGCGCGATGCCATCATCAAATCAACAACTGCA ACTCTTATAATGACAGGGTCAGAGAGCACAGCAGAGACGTTAATTTGGGCACTATCTTTACTactcaatcatccaaatatcttgaAGATTGCACAGAACGAGTTGGACGTCCAAGTAGGGAAACAGAGATGGATTGAAGAGGCCGACATCAAGAACTTAAGTTTTTTACAAGCCATTGTGAAGGAAACATTCCGCTTGTATCCACCAGGTCCATTATCGGGACCTCGCGAAGCCACTGAAGACTGTTACCTAGGCAATTTTTTCGTCCCAAAAGGTGCCCGTTTAATCGTTAATCTCTGGAAACTGCACAGAGACCCCCGAATTTGGTCTGATCCATTGGAATTCAAACCAGAGAGGTTTCTGAATTCTCATGCAAATATCAGCTTAAAAGGGCAGAGTTTCGAGTATATTCCATTTAGCTCTGGAAGAAGAATGTGCCCTGCGGTCAATTATGGGATGAATGTTGTTCAGTTGACGCTTGCACGTATGCTGCAGGCATTTGATATTGCAACACCGATGGGGATGCCGGTGGATATGGGTGAAGGATTGGGAGTTGCCTTGCCTAAGCTAAAACCTCTTGAAGTTCTCCTCACTCCACGGCTTCCTGTGGAACTCTATCAGAAACTGTGA